The Verrucomicrobium spinosum DSM 4136 = JCM 18804 genome includes a region encoding these proteins:
- a CDS encoding glycosyltransferase family 2 protein: MSELLAMVVFAGLVLMLAYVHVGYPVLMAILGRKFPRPPKLAPSGSPPTFSVLLCVHNEAARIESRLQNLTTLSWPGPVEFIVVCDGCTDVTAEVARRVSPLVKVLEQPMKSGKPAGLNAAVSVATGDLLVFCDARQTFAHDAIQHLAAPFSDPEIGAVSGSLQIAGSEAGGGQGVDLYWRLEKKLREWEGLYSSVVGCTGAIYALRRELYLPLPADTLLDDVVLPMQAVMQGKRVLFNPAARAFDPQTLDPEVESRRKLRTLAGNYQMLVRHPAWMLPGRCPIWWQVISHKYLRLAVPWMLGLLLVVTAILIHHPLFLAAFAAQVSCYTLAATGMLFPGIKHKAFSIPAGFILLQTANLRALFAWLASLKDPNRLWQQPPARRSPPPNP; the protein is encoded by the coding sequence ATGAGCGAACTGCTGGCCATGGTTGTCTTTGCCGGACTCGTGCTCATGCTGGCCTATGTCCACGTGGGCTATCCGGTGCTCATGGCCATTTTGGGCCGGAAGTTTCCCCGCCCTCCTAAATTGGCCCCCTCGGGATCGCCTCCCACATTTTCCGTGCTGCTCTGCGTGCACAATGAGGCTGCCCGCATCGAGTCGCGTCTGCAGAATCTCACTACCCTGTCCTGGCCGGGTCCGGTGGAATTCATCGTGGTGTGCGACGGCTGCACAGACGTGACGGCGGAGGTGGCCCGCAGAGTCAGCCCTCTGGTCAAAGTGCTGGAGCAGCCGATGAAGTCCGGAAAACCGGCCGGGCTCAATGCTGCCGTGAGTGTGGCCACGGGCGACCTTCTCGTATTCTGCGACGCCCGCCAGACCTTTGCCCACGATGCCATTCAACATCTCGCCGCTCCTTTTTCAGATCCGGAAATCGGCGCAGTGTCAGGCTCCCTGCAAATCGCGGGCTCCGAGGCAGGAGGCGGCCAGGGCGTGGATCTGTATTGGAGACTGGAGAAGAAGCTCCGCGAATGGGAGGGGCTGTACAGCTCCGTGGTGGGCTGCACTGGAGCCATCTATGCTTTGCGCAGGGAGCTCTATCTCCCCCTGCCTGCGGACACGCTCCTCGATGATGTGGTGCTCCCCATGCAGGCCGTGATGCAGGGCAAAAGGGTGTTGTTCAATCCGGCCGCCCGGGCATTCGATCCGCAAACCCTCGATCCTGAAGTGGAGAGCCGCCGCAAGCTTCGCACGTTGGCGGGCAACTACCAGATGCTGGTGCGTCACCCCGCTTGGATGCTCCCCGGACGATGCCCCATCTGGTGGCAGGTCATCTCGCACAAATACCTCCGCCTCGCCGTACCCTGGATGCTGGGATTGCTGCTCGTGGTCACGGCCATCCTCATTCACCATCCGCTGTTTCTCGCAGCCTTTGCTGCCCAGGTCTCGTGTTATACCCTCGCTGCTACAGGCATGCTTTTCCCGGGCATCAAACACAAGGCGTTCTCCATACCCGCTGGTTTCATCCTCCTCCAGACCGCCAATCTTCGCGCCCTGTTTGCCTGGCTTGCCTCCCTGAAGGACCCCAATCGGCTCTGGCAGCAGCCTCCCGCCCGCCGTTCCCCTCCACCCAACCCCTGA
- a CDS encoding class I SAM-dependent methyltransferase, translating into MPPEPSPAKARQEEFDEFAGDYDAALNKGLKFTGEKKEYYAEGRVRWLQQRLAHLKLGLPKICLDYGCGTGTSAPQLTSVLGINEYLGFDPSTESVTEATRTHGQDGGKDSARISFTHDLAGIPSSSVDMAFCNGVFHHIPPAERAGCVQEIVRILKPGGVFAFWENNPWNPIVRLLMHLVPFDRDAIMLWPLEAKKLVSTGGLTFLDRTYYFIYPSSLAFLRPTEPALSGLPLGGQYLLVFQKP; encoded by the coding sequence ATGCCTCCCGAACCGTCCCCAGCCAAAGCCCGCCAGGAGGAGTTCGACGAGTTTGCCGGTGACTATGATGCCGCCCTCAACAAGGGGCTGAAGTTCACCGGTGAGAAAAAGGAGTACTATGCGGAAGGACGCGTTCGGTGGCTGCAACAGCGTCTGGCCCACCTCAAGCTCGGTCTGCCCAAGATCTGCCTGGACTACGGCTGCGGCACCGGCACCTCCGCCCCCCAGCTCACTTCAGTTCTAGGGATCAACGAGTACCTCGGCTTTGACCCCTCCACCGAGTCGGTCACTGAGGCGACCCGTACACACGGGCAGGACGGAGGCAAGGACTCTGCCCGCATCTCCTTCACCCACGATCTGGCTGGCATCCCGTCCAGCTCCGTGGACATGGCCTTCTGCAACGGGGTGTTTCACCACATTCCGCCCGCGGAACGCGCCGGATGCGTCCAGGAGATTGTCCGCATTCTCAAGCCCGGCGGGGTGTTTGCGTTTTGGGAAAACAACCCGTGGAACCCCATCGTGCGCCTGCTAATGCACCTGGTCCCCTTTGACCGGGATGCCATCATGCTGTGGCCTCTGGAGGCCAAAAAGCTGGTTTCCACAGGCGGGCTCACGTTCCTCGACCGGACCTACTACTTCATCTACCCCTCGTCCCTGGCCTTCCTGCGCCCCACCGAACCCGCCCTCTCCGGTCTGCCGCTGGGCGGCCAGTATCTGCTGGTGTTTCAGAAGCCTTAA
- a CDS encoding SDR family oxidoreductase: MSRYQSVLSSLEAKPRRWVVTGAAGFIGSHLVEKLLRTGQTVVGVDNLATGKLHNLEQVQQAVGERAWSRFTFAERDVRLLDDCLHILEGADHVLHQAGIGSVPLSIEKPREVHDANVTGFLNLLISARQHSLKRVVYASSSSVYGDDPVLPKREDSIGTPLSPYAASKYMDEVYAATFQKCHGLESVGLRYFNIFGPRQDPHGAYAAVIPLWISLLRKQEPVFINGDGSTTRDFCYVANVVQANILAATAEHPDLRCEAFNVGLGGRTTLTELFNALRDAVAHRAPELSGLTPTYRDFRPGDIQHSMADISKAQRLLGYEPTHSVADGLGEALEWYWDNL, encoded by the coding sequence ATGAGCCGGTATCAGAGCGTTCTCTCATCCCTCGAAGCCAAGCCTCGTCGCTGGGTCGTGACCGGAGCCGCCGGATTCATCGGCTCGCATCTTGTCGAAAAACTCCTCCGCACCGGCCAGACTGTCGTGGGGGTTGACAATCTGGCCACGGGCAAACTTCACAACCTGGAACAGGTGCAGCAGGCGGTGGGGGAGAGGGCCTGGAGCCGCTTCACGTTCGCCGAACGCGACGTGCGGCTGCTGGATGACTGCCTCCACATCCTGGAAGGGGCCGATCACGTGCTGCACCAGGCGGGCATCGGCTCGGTGCCGCTCTCGATCGAAAAGCCGCGCGAGGTTCATGACGCCAACGTGACTGGTTTCCTGAACCTGCTCATCAGCGCCCGCCAGCACAGCCTGAAACGTGTGGTGTATGCCTCCAGCAGCTCCGTGTACGGTGATGACCCCGTGTTGCCCAAACGGGAAGACAGCATTGGCACGCCTCTTTCCCCGTATGCGGCGAGCAAGTACATGGACGAAGTGTACGCCGCGACGTTTCAAAAATGCCATGGCCTGGAAAGCGTAGGGCTGCGTTATTTCAATATCTTCGGCCCCCGTCAGGATCCCCACGGAGCCTACGCGGCGGTGATCCCCCTTTGGATTTCCCTGCTGCGCAAACAGGAGCCGGTCTTCATCAATGGCGACGGCAGCACCACCCGCGACTTTTGTTATGTGGCAAACGTGGTGCAGGCCAACATCCTGGCCGCGACGGCAGAACATCCCGACCTGCGGTGCGAAGCCTTCAACGTCGGACTGGGCGGGCGCACCACCCTGACCGAACTCTTTAACGCGCTGAGAGACGCTGTGGCCCACCGCGCCCCGGAGTTGTCCGGCCTCACCCCGACTTATCGCGACTTCCGCCCCGGCGACATCCAGCACTCCATGGCGGACATCTCCAAGGCCCAGCGACTGCTGGGCTACGAGCCCACCCACTCCGTCGCAGACGGTCTGGGAGAGGCGCTGGAGTGGTATTGGGACAACTTGTGA
- a CDS encoding ArnT family glycosyltransferase: MSHPGPEPVSSLQTFPEPTIGRGWGVWAMTWAALFCMALGLQWRGGAQGSDLGGDPDEAAHAVTSLMVRDYLFQAPGQHPLRFAEKYYDRLPRVALGHYPPGFYGLAGLWLGFKPTQGALLMLQAVLLAALGTATARVGAKLVVPWVAVGAGLLVILAPPIQQLVLLVMSDLFLALACLVATWAMAAYLERPSKRLALGFGFVAALAILIKGSGLMLALVPPLAIAISGQWRLVLRPSLWLAPLPVVVFAMPWQLFSYKFTKEGMSGLPVTEHFRRAFGYYGDAASHYLGYPVLVLLGLAALVMVIGWVRGRRPSAYESALWALLFAAWVLIFTVPAGMSARYLVPLVAPVFLLLAHSLCVWSRAAAGRPVWIGGVIGLGVLLTSLVTTGQWMPRDKNVHGYSAAVNAMVATLPAQPDVANDAWLVCSDARGEGALIAAAAFDAQVRQRPSLRVLRSTKELASMDWLGRDYTPAFDTETALLEHLTKKSVSYVVIDEGVPEAGRMPYYAQLKRALEQSGSGWLLSHSLPVVRGREQGKLLVYHREHYP; this comes from the coding sequence ATGAGTCATCCTGGACCTGAACCTGTTTCCTCGCTGCAGACTTTCCCTGAGCCGACCATCGGGCGGGGGTGGGGAGTCTGGGCCATGACTTGGGCTGCGCTCTTCTGCATGGCTCTGGGGCTCCAGTGGCGGGGCGGAGCGCAAGGCAGTGACCTGGGAGGGGATCCTGACGAGGCGGCTCATGCCGTCACCAGTCTCATGGTGCGGGACTATCTCTTTCAGGCACCTGGGCAGCATCCTCTCCGGTTCGCGGAGAAATATTACGACCGGTTGCCCCGGGTGGCTTTGGGGCACTATCCGCCGGGGTTCTACGGGCTGGCGGGGCTGTGGCTCGGGTTCAAGCCCACACAAGGAGCGTTGCTGATGTTGCAGGCGGTGCTTCTGGCGGCTCTGGGGACGGCAACCGCCCGTGTGGGGGCGAAGCTGGTGGTGCCGTGGGTGGCGGTGGGAGCTGGTTTGCTGGTGATTCTGGCTCCGCCCATCCAGCAGCTCGTGCTGCTGGTGATGTCAGATTTGTTTCTTGCACTGGCCTGTCTGGTGGCGACCTGGGCTATGGCAGCCTATTTGGAGCGTCCGTCAAAACGGCTCGCTCTCGGCTTCGGCTTTGTTGCGGCCCTGGCCATCTTGATCAAGGGTTCCGGTCTCATGCTCGCCTTGGTGCCTCCTCTGGCGATTGCCATTTCAGGCCAGTGGCGGTTGGTGCTCCGGCCCTCGCTGTGGCTGGCCCCATTGCCGGTCGTGGTTTTTGCGATGCCGTGGCAGCTCTTTTCTTACAAGTTCACGAAGGAAGGCATGAGTGGACTGCCTGTGACTGAGCACTTTCGGCGGGCATTCGGCTACTATGGCGATGCGGCCTCGCACTATCTCGGATACCCAGTACTCGTCCTGCTGGGCTTGGCCGCATTGGTCATGGTGATCGGTTGGGTGAGAGGCCGACGCCCCTCGGCCTATGAATCGGCGCTGTGGGCGTTGCTCTTTGCCGCATGGGTCCTGATCTTCACCGTGCCTGCGGGCATGTCGGCTCGCTATCTTGTGCCTCTCGTGGCTCCGGTATTCCTGCTGTTGGCGCACAGCTTGTGCGTGTGGAGCAGGGCGGCGGCAGGGCGGCCCGTTTGGATCGGCGGAGTGATCGGGCTTGGGGTCTTGCTCACTTCATTGGTGACGACAGGTCAATGGATGCCGAGGGACAAAAACGTGCACGGCTACAGTGCCGCAGTGAATGCCATGGTCGCCACACTGCCGGCGCAGCCGGACGTCGCAAATGACGCCTGGCTGGTCTGCTCGGACGCCAGAGGGGAAGGTGCACTCATTGCCGCCGCCGCGTTTGATGCCCAGGTGCGTCAGCGCCCCAGCTTGCGGGTGCTGCGTTCCACCAAGGAGCTTGCCAGCATGGACTGGCTGGGGCGTGACTACACGCCCGCGTTCGACACCGAGACCGCCTTGCTGGAGCATCTGACGAAGAAGTCCGTCAGCTATGTAGTGATTGATGAAGGTGTGCCCGAGGCGGGACGCATGCCGTACTATGCCCAGCTAAAACGGGCACTGGAACAATCTGGCTCCGGCTGGCTGCTCTCTCATTCTCTGCCCGTGGTTCGTGGTCGCGAGCAGGGCAAGCTTCTGGTATATCATCGTGAGCATTATCCTTAG
- a CDS encoding glycosyltransferase: MRPRLLFVSNLFPDTKEPYRGLDNVTLLHHLKDRWDIRVVALRPTLGAWRGAGLKLLPRSQDEIFRPHYVPVPYIPRVGDAWNPGLMHRALQRELVRVKAEGAWDVLLASWLYPDGGAATRAAAAAGTPSVLIAQGSDVHKYLRVPRRKQAILEAVKASRGVITRSRSLATLLGEAGAEKSKLHPVHNGVDVSLFHGGPREEERGRLGLKDKATVILYVGNLLPVKNPELLLRAFARLRAGWQGAPLQLRMAGKGPMREGLEKLAGELGISGSVYFLGPQDAGQIASWMRAADVLCMSSHNEGLPNVVLEAMASGLPVVATDVGGIHEVVDAPWKGALVPPAKEEELTAGLQRVLEQAPDRQRIATYGSGLSWDATADACDRILRDALEK, from the coding sequence ATGCGTCCCCGGTTGCTTTTTGTCTCCAATCTTTTTCCCGATACGAAAGAGCCGTATCGTGGTCTGGACAATGTGACGCTGCTGCACCATCTGAAGGATCGCTGGGACATCCGGGTGGTGGCTCTGCGGCCCACGCTGGGTGCCTGGCGGGGGGCGGGATTGAAGTTGTTGCCACGATCCCAGGATGAGATCTTTCGGCCGCACTACGTTCCGGTGCCCTACATTCCCAGGGTGGGCGATGCATGGAACCCCGGGCTCATGCATCGGGCTCTGCAGCGGGAGCTGGTGAGGGTGAAGGCGGAGGGGGCCTGGGACGTGTTGCTGGCAAGTTGGTTGTATCCCGACGGTGGGGCCGCCACCCGGGCCGCAGCCGCAGCCGGTACGCCATCCGTGCTGATTGCCCAGGGTTCAGATGTGCACAAGTATTTGAGGGTGCCCCGGCGCAAGCAGGCCATTCTGGAAGCTGTGAAGGCGAGCCGCGGCGTCATCACCCGGAGCCGCTCCCTGGCGACACTGCTGGGAGAGGCAGGAGCGGAGAAGTCCAAACTTCATCCGGTGCACAATGGCGTGGATGTCTCGTTGTTTCATGGCGGTCCCCGGGAAGAAGAGCGGGGCAGGCTTGGGCTCAAGGACAAGGCCACGGTGATCCTCTATGTGGGGAATCTTCTGCCGGTGAAGAATCCCGAGCTGCTCCTGCGGGCGTTTGCCCGGTTGCGGGCAGGATGGCAGGGGGCACCACTCCAGCTCCGTATGGCGGGCAAGGGGCCCATGAGAGAGGGGCTGGAGAAGCTGGCGGGTGAGCTGGGAATTTCAGGCAGTGTTTATTTCCTTGGCCCCCAGGATGCCGGGCAGATCGCCTCCTGGATGCGGGCGGCGGATGTGCTCTGCATGAGCAGCCACAATGAAGGCCTGCCGAACGTGGTCCTGGAGGCCATGGCGAGCGGCCTGCCGGTGGTGGCGACCGATGTGGGCGGCATTCATGAAGTCGTGGACGCCCCGTGGAAGGGCGCGCTGGTGCCGCCAGCGAAGGAGGAGGAGCTGACCGCAGGGCTCCAGCGTGTGCTGGAGCAGGCCCCCGACCGGCAGCGCATCGCGACCTATGGCTCGGGATTGTCCTGGGATGCCACGGCGGATGCATGCGACCGAATTCTGAGAGATGCGTTGGAAAAGTGA
- a CDS encoding tetratricopeptide repeat protein, translated as MLRLRVTGNGCASRRWSVLWWGMVAGGFLASSAWLPAQTLDLKRVFDERNLPPVRVLIQEGEYQQVARLSELYIQNGAPSPEWWVLRLEALRALGRKDDVLRVAKEAALAHGNDLKTLMACHDAVLAYGQKDAATGYLQQVNAAAKKQTASQRTALDLVVLGRAALAAGADPQKVVAQFYAPAKKKDRTLLEAYLAGGELALQKSDFAKAADEFRAGLKEHSQNNDLRYGLARAFQSSDRKQSLTLAQQVVESNPSHAGALLLLAEHSIGAEQFAEADKALDAVTSVNEDHPEAWAMRSVLATLVSNREKEAASARKQALEAWAQNPEVDYVIGRCLSRAYRFQEASDHLREAVKMDPGHLEAKLQLCHALFRLGREDEAWKLGEEIRKADAYNVQAYNIGLLEAEMKGFAVRTEPDFVLKMPTRDSAIYGDRALQLLREAKEVLCARYGLVLDHPVLVEFFPSQQDFAIRTFGNLGGQGILGACFGTVVTMNSPGSVAANRSNWESTLWHEFCHVVTLTVTRNRMPRWLSEGISVYEEQRRDPAWGMRMSGTYRKMVLDDKTFTPLSKMSGAFLNPESSDHLMFAYFEAAQAVDWMIATYGETKFQGVLKDLAEGRRINEALDRNMASVQKLDATFAVHLKGKAQQLAPRADWTEPEKDALDVRDASAVGAWLKDRPNNLWGLRQATRRLLAGERWTEALEVARKLITLFPEDPEPTNGYQLAAQAYRGLKQPQEEAAMLREWMGRTADASQASLRLIELETEARQWPGVLLAVKRLLAIDPFLKRPHEAMAAACEAQGDREGAVVALKHLMTLGPDNPVQVNFALARLLQPTDARAARLHVLDALAEAPRFRAGHELLLKLQSPAPVSTPVPTPPPAGAGTPPPAP; from the coding sequence ATGCTCCGACTTCGAGTCACCGGCAACGGCTGTGCAAGCCGCCGGTGGAGCGTCCTCTGGTGGGGAATGGTGGCGGGGGGATTCCTTGCCTCATCCGCTTGGCTCCCGGCGCAGACGCTGGATTTGAAGCGGGTTTTTGACGAGCGGAATCTGCCTCCGGTGCGGGTGCTCATCCAGGAGGGCGAGTACCAGCAGGTCGCACGATTGAGCGAGCTGTATATCCAAAACGGCGCACCCTCCCCCGAGTGGTGGGTCCTGAGGCTGGAGGCGCTCAGAGCCTTGGGACGGAAGGACGATGTGCTGCGTGTCGCCAAGGAGGCGGCCCTTGCCCATGGCAATGACTTGAAGACGCTCATGGCCTGCCATGATGCCGTGTTGGCCTACGGGCAAAAGGATGCCGCTACAGGGTATCTCCAGCAGGTGAATGCCGCGGCTAAAAAGCAGACAGCCAGCCAGCGCACCGCCCTGGATCTGGTGGTGCTGGGGCGAGCGGCACTTGCGGCCGGGGCGGACCCGCAGAAGGTGGTGGCGCAGTTCTATGCGCCTGCCAAAAAGAAGGACCGTACGCTGTTGGAAGCCTATCTGGCGGGTGGGGAGCTGGCGCTCCAGAAATCCGACTTTGCCAAGGCCGCCGATGAATTTCGGGCAGGGCTCAAAGAGCACAGCCAGAACAATGACCTTCGCTACGGTCTGGCGCGCGCCTTCCAGTCCTCCGACCGGAAGCAGAGTCTGACGCTGGCCCAGCAGGTGGTGGAGAGCAATCCCTCTCACGCTGGGGCGCTCTTGCTGCTGGCGGAGCACTCCATCGGAGCCGAGCAGTTCGCGGAGGCGGACAAGGCTCTGGACGCTGTGACATCGGTGAATGAAGATCACCCCGAGGCGTGGGCGATGCGATCCGTGCTGGCCACTCTGGTATCGAACCGGGAGAAGGAAGCCGCGAGCGCGAGGAAGCAGGCACTGGAAGCCTGGGCGCAAAACCCGGAGGTGGATTATGTCATCGGTCGCTGCCTGTCTCGTGCCTATCGGTTTCAGGAGGCCAGCGATCATTTGCGCGAGGCGGTGAAGATGGACCCCGGTCATCTGGAGGCCAAGCTGCAGCTCTGCCACGCTCTCTTCCGCCTCGGTCGTGAGGATGAGGCCTGGAAGCTGGGAGAGGAGATCCGCAAGGCGGATGCCTACAACGTGCAGGCCTACAACATCGGCCTGCTGGAGGCGGAGATGAAAGGGTTCGCGGTAAGGACAGAGCCGGACTTTGTGCTCAAGATGCCGACGCGCGATTCAGCTATCTACGGCGACCGGGCCCTGCAACTGCTGCGTGAGGCGAAGGAAGTGCTATGTGCCCGCTATGGACTCGTGCTGGACCATCCGGTGCTGGTGGAGTTCTTCCCCTCCCAGCAGGATTTCGCCATTCGCACCTTTGGCAATCTGGGTGGGCAGGGCATCCTGGGGGCGTGTTTCGGCACGGTGGTGACGATGAACAGCCCGGGCAGTGTGGCCGCCAACCGCAGCAACTGGGAGAGCACGCTGTGGCATGAGTTCTGCCATGTGGTGACCCTCACGGTGACGCGGAATCGCATGCCCCGCTGGCTCAGTGAAGGCATTTCTGTGTACGAAGAGCAGCGGCGGGATCCTGCCTGGGGCATGCGGATGTCGGGAACCTACCGGAAGATGGTGCTGGATGACAAAACCTTTACGCCGCTGAGCAAGATGAGCGGCGCTTTCCTGAACCCGGAGAGCAGTGACCACCTCATGTTTGCCTACTTTGAGGCGGCGCAGGCGGTGGACTGGATGATCGCCACGTATGGCGAGACCAAGTTCCAGGGGGTACTGAAGGATCTGGCTGAGGGGCGGCGGATCAACGAAGCGCTGGATCGCAATATGGCGTCTGTCCAAAAGCTGGACGCCACCTTTGCCGTTCACCTCAAAGGAAAGGCCCAGCAGTTGGCACCCAGGGCTGACTGGACGGAGCCGGAGAAGGATGCGCTGGATGTGCGGGATGCCTCGGCCGTGGGGGCATGGCTCAAAGATCGGCCCAACAACCTGTGGGGACTGCGCCAGGCCACGCGAAGGTTGCTCGCTGGTGAGCGCTGGACCGAGGCGCTGGAGGTTGCGAGAAAGTTGATCACCCTGTTCCCCGAAGATCCAGAGCCTACGAACGGCTATCAATTGGCTGCCCAGGCCTACCGGGGGCTCAAGCAGCCCCAAGAAGAGGCCGCCATGCTGCGGGAGTGGATGGGGCGCACGGCGGATGCCTCGCAGGCGAGCCTTCGCCTGATCGAGCTGGAGACCGAGGCCCGCCAGTGGCCCGGGGTGCTCTTGGCCGTGAAGCGGTTGCTCGCCATCGATCCCTTCCTGAAACGTCCGCACGAGGCGATGGCGGCGGCTTGTGAAGCGCAGGGGGATCGCGAAGGCGCGGTGGTGGCGCTGAAGCATCTCATGACCTTGGGGCCGGACAATCCTGTGCAGGTGAACTTCGCGCTGGCACGGCTCTTGCAGCCCACGGATGCCAGGGCCGCGCGTCTGCACGTGCTGGATGCTCTGGCGGAGGCACCGCGTTTCCGCGCCGGTCATGAGCTGCTTCTGAAACTCCAGTCTCCCGCGCCTGTTTCTACACCTGTTCCCACCCCGCCTCCAGCCGGGGCCGGAACCCCGCCCCCCGCGCCATGA
- a CDS encoding DUF4159 domain-containing protein: MTKRRCFIYLCAGLLAGLGVFYAQEPGKPKNFGITDGSVPEDPRDAMRGDFPMWPVSKELPNDTFTFARVRYNSYSHWGRHDKWTTDYPDADLNFGYRLQQLTALQVDPKGAIVDIKAEQLRHYPFIYMVEPGDISLTADEARTLREYLLNGGFLMVDDFWGTQEWDTFYTAFKQIFPEREPVELPVTHEVFHIVFDLKVKPQIPSVGAAIAGRRRGITYEWNKPGSEEVHYRGVFDDKGRMMMIICHNTDLGDGWEEEGTDPWYFREFSEKYAYPLGINILFYVLTH, from the coding sequence ATGACGAAACGACGTTGTTTCATCTATCTCTGTGCCGGCCTTCTGGCCGGGCTGGGGGTGTTCTATGCCCAGGAGCCAGGCAAGCCCAAGAACTTCGGCATCACCGATGGCTCCGTGCCGGAAGATCCGCGGGATGCCATGCGGGGTGACTTTCCCATGTGGCCGGTGAGCAAGGAACTGCCCAACGACACCTTCACCTTCGCCCGGGTGCGGTACAATTCCTACAGCCACTGGGGCCGTCATGACAAGTGGACCACGGACTATCCCGATGCGGACCTCAACTTTGGCTACCGTTTGCAACAGCTCACCGCCTTGCAGGTGGATCCGAAGGGGGCGATCGTGGATATCAAGGCGGAGCAGTTGCGCCATTACCCCTTCATCTACATGGTGGAGCCCGGGGATATTTCCCTCACGGCGGATGAGGCGCGTACCCTGCGGGAGTACCTGCTCAATGGGGGATTCCTCATGGTGGACGACTTCTGGGGCACCCAAGAGTGGGACACTTTCTATACGGCCTTCAAGCAGATCTTTCCCGAGCGGGAGCCGGTGGAACTGCCGGTCACCCATGAGGTCTTCCACATCGTGTTTGACCTGAAAGTGAAGCCGCAGATCCCCTCGGTAGGGGCGGCGATCGCTGGGCGCCGACGCGGCATCACCTATGAGTGGAACAAGCCCGGCTCGGAGGAGGTGCACTATCGCGGCGTGTTCGATGACAAGGGCCGCATGATGATGATCATCTGTCACAACACGGATCTCGGTGACGGCTGGGAGGAGGAGGGGACGGATCCCTGGTACTTCCGCGAGTTCTCCGAGAAGTACGCCTACCCGCTGGGCATCAACATTCTCTTTTACGTCCTCACCCATTGA
- a CDS encoding AAA family ATPase: MSALPPPIPAPVAVPVPVNEQDLERKTVELLHSAHDRILKEVSKVIVGQKEVIEQMLIALLAGGHGLITGAPGLAKTLLINSLAQVFSLSFRRIQFTPDLMPSDITGTEILEETTEGRDLVFHKGPIFANMILADEINRTPPKTQAALLEAMQEHQVTVAGQTFVLEEPFFVLATQNPIEMEGTYPLPEAQLDRFMLNVVIDYLAEDEEVAVVTQTTSRKAEPIQPIFSGEDLLRCHELVKKVPIAEEVVRYAVRLASATRPHREHAPDFVNEWVNWGAGTRASQYLVLGGKTRAVLQGRAHVNFDDIKALARPVLRHRLQLNYRAEAEGVTVDSLIAKLIQTVPLHPVAK, encoded by the coding sequence ATGTCTGCTCTGCCGCCTCCCATTCCCGCTCCGGTAGCCGTCCCGGTCCCAGTCAATGAACAGGATCTGGAACGCAAGACCGTGGAACTGCTGCACAGCGCGCATGACCGCATCCTCAAGGAGGTGTCCAAGGTCATCGTGGGTCAGAAGGAGGTGATCGAGCAGATGCTCATCGCCCTGCTGGCGGGCGGGCATGGCCTGATCACCGGAGCCCCGGGTCTGGCCAAGACCCTGCTCATCAACTCGCTCGCCCAGGTTTTCAGCCTCAGCTTCCGCCGCATCCAGTTCACCCCGGATCTCATGCCTTCCGATATCACAGGCACGGAGATCCTTGAGGAAACAACCGAGGGTCGCGACCTCGTGTTCCACAAGGGCCCCATCTTTGCCAATATGATCCTGGCGGATGAGATCAACCGCACGCCGCCCAAGACGCAAGCCGCCTTGCTGGAGGCCATGCAGGAGCATCAGGTGACGGTGGCAGGGCAGACCTTCGTGCTGGAGGAGCCGTTCTTCGTGCTGGCGACGCAGAACCCGATCGAGATGGAGGGCACCTATCCTCTGCCGGAGGCGCAGCTGGATCGCTTCATGCTCAATGTCGTGATCGACTACCTGGCTGAAGACGAAGAAGTGGCGGTGGTGACCCAGACGACCTCCCGCAAGGCTGAGCCCATCCAGCCCATTTTCTCCGGCGAGGATCTTCTGCGTTGTCATGAGCTGGTGAAGAAGGTGCCGATCGCGGAGGAAGTGGTGCGCTACGCCGTGCGCCTGGCCTCTGCCACCCGTCCGCACCGGGAGCATGCGCCGGACTTTGTGAACGAATGGGTGAACTGGGGCGCAGGCACCCGGGCCAGTCAGTATTTGGTGCTGGGCGGCAAGACGCGCGCCGTGCTCCAGGGACGGGCTCATGTGAACTTCGATGACATCAAGGCGCTGGCGCGGCCCGTTCTGCGTCACCGCCTGCAGCTCAACTACCGCGCCGAGGCCGAAGGCGTGACGGTGGACAGTTTGATTGCCAAACTCATCCAGACCGTGCCGCTGCACCCTGTCGCGAAGTGA